Proteins co-encoded in one Prosthecobacter algae genomic window:
- the aroQ gene encoding gamma subclass chorismate mutase AroQ gives MNRLISLKMWKSFAPMTWLAPLVACLFFTLISSGWAEEKAASPLVMLVVERLSWMDEVAEVKRAKAAPVVDPVREEALLQAMEKQGKEAGLPPERVRQFFAGQILAAKAFQEDWLSRPKPAAWQGRPLPDLTTEVRPRLDDIGRRMISALTQGRQSGDAEVIVRQARETLQKQGYAEAVINPAIKGLKAGLGRRP, from the coding sequence ATGAACCGACTGATTTCTTTGAAAATGTGGAAGTCGTTTGCTCCCATGACGTGGCTGGCCCCGCTGGTGGCCTGCCTGTTTTTCACGCTGATCTCATCCGGCTGGGCGGAAGAAAAAGCGGCGAGTCCCCTTGTGATGCTGGTCGTCGAGCGCCTGTCCTGGATGGATGAAGTGGCTGAGGTGAAGCGGGCGAAGGCTGCGCCTGTGGTCGATCCTGTGCGGGAGGAGGCGCTGCTTCAGGCTATGGAAAAACAAGGGAAGGAAGCAGGGCTGCCACCGGAGCGGGTGCGGCAGTTCTTCGCTGGCCAGATCTTGGCCGCCAAAGCCTTTCAGGAGGACTGGCTATCCCGACCGAAACCCGCTGCGTGGCAGGGGCGTCCCCTGCCGGATCTCACCACAGAAGTGCGGCCGCGTCTGGATGACATCGGCCGACGAATGATCTCTGCCTTGACGCAAGGTCGGCAGTCCGGCGATGCGGAGGTGATTGTGCGTCAGGCGCGCGAGACCTTGCAGAAACAGGGGTATGCAGAGGCTGTCATCAATCCTGCCATCAAGGGGCTCAAGGCAGGCCTTGGGCGCAGGCCCTAA
- a CDS encoding DUF1015 domain-containing protein, whose product MRFRSFQGLVPAPEHAADVAAVPYDVVNREESYALAHDKPLNLLHVDRAEIDLPLDVDPYSAEVYVKARENFEKLQAEGALLRETAPSLYLYRQTIGEHSQTGLVGVCHTEDYENDVIKKHEKTRQDKEDDRTRLVDSLSANTGPIFLTYRGVPAIDLIVHDFRLNNDPVHDFTAPDGVRHQVWRLPVGTCADIEQLFAHQVPAAYVADGHHRAASAFRVGKQRKASNPEHNGTEDYNWFLCVLFPGNELNILPYNRAVKDLNGHDHDGYLAAVGKIFKVTKTEEKSPTKPGHASMYLAGQWYDLEWKADAEASPIDQLDVSILQDNLLKPLLGIDDPRTSKRIDFIGGIRGTAELEKLVDGGDHAVAFSMYPVTVDQLMAISDATQIMPPKSTWFEPKLRSGLFIHTF is encoded by the coding sequence ATGCGCTTTCGTTCCTTCCAAGGTCTCGTCCCTGCCCCTGAACACGCCGCCGATGTCGCGGCCGTGCCTTACGATGTTGTCAATCGTGAGGAGTCCTACGCCCTCGCCCATGACAAGCCGCTGAACCTTCTGCACGTGGACCGTGCCGAGATTGACCTGCCTCTGGATGTCGATCCCTACTCCGCTGAGGTTTATGTCAAGGCCCGCGAGAATTTCGAAAAGCTTCAGGCCGAAGGTGCCCTGCTGCGTGAGACGGCCCCCAGCCTTTACCTCTACCGTCAGACGATTGGCGAGCACAGTCAGACCGGCCTTGTGGGCGTCTGCCATACGGAAGACTACGAGAACGACGTCATCAAGAAACACGAAAAGACCCGCCAGGACAAAGAGGATGACCGCACCCGTCTGGTGGACTCTTTGAGCGCCAATACTGGCCCCATTTTCCTGACTTACCGTGGCGTGCCCGCCATTGATCTGATCGTCCACGACTTCCGGCTGAACAATGACCCGGTGCATGACTTCACTGCTCCCGATGGTGTCCGGCATCAGGTCTGGCGTCTGCCTGTGGGTACCTGTGCGGACATTGAGCAGCTCTTTGCCCATCAGGTGCCAGCCGCTTATGTGGCCGATGGCCATCACCGCGCCGCCAGTGCTTTCCGCGTGGGCAAGCAGCGCAAAGCCTCCAATCCTGAGCACAATGGCACGGAAGATTACAACTGGTTCCTCTGCGTGCTATTCCCTGGAAATGAGCTGAACATCCTGCCTTACAACCGTGCAGTCAAAGACCTCAATGGTCACGATCACGACGGTTATCTGGCAGCAGTGGGCAAGATTTTCAAGGTCACCAAAACCGAAGAAAAATCCCCGACCAAGCCTGGGCATGCCAGCATGTATTTGGCGGGTCAGTGGTATGACCTGGAATGGAAGGCGGATGCTGAAGCCAGCCCGATTGATCAACTGGATGTCAGCATCCTGCAGGACAATCTGCTGAAGCCGCTCCTGGGCATTGATGATCCGCGCACCAGCAAGCGAATTGACTTCATCGGCGGCATCCGTGGCACAGCGGAACTGGAAAAGCTGGTGGACGGCGGTGACCATGCCGTGGCTTTCAGCATGTATCCGGTGACGGTGGACCAGCTCATGGCGATCTCCGATGCCACCCAGATCATGCCACCAAAGAGCACTTGGTTTGAGCCCAAGCTGCGCTCCGGCCTGTTCATTCACACGTTCTAA
- a CDS encoding arylsulfatase yields MIRCIFLCLLSLTGAALADLAGTRPNIVFILTDDQGYGDLSAHGNPILKTPHLDKLRSESVRFSDFVVSPTCAPTRSAILTGRHEFRNGITHTILERERLDPKATTIAQVLKTAGYTTGIFGKWHLGDEPEYRPRARGFDEQFIHGGGGIGQSYPGSCGDAPGNKYFDPAILHNDKFVKTKGYCTDVFFSQATQWIESVKGGTPFYCHIATNAPHGPYIARPEDKALYEGKVPDDDVANFFGMIHNIDENVGRLIAKLDEWGIAQNTLVVFINDNGGTAGVKVYNADMRGSKGSPWFGGTRAMSFWRWPGKLAPTDCAALTAHVDVFRTWAGLAGATLTSSAETQAEGRNLLPLLQNPKADWQERILFSHVGRWQKGTDYQAAKTRNASIRTPQYQLVSETPRPQRAKAKAETPIGGWQLFDLKADPSQTRNIAAEKPEVVQAMLTSYDQWWDSLKGQIDLNETAKGPKLNPFAEEYWKQFGGAPTEEDLARMNPEKAWTFEVQRAKKK; encoded by the coding sequence ATGATCCGCTGCATTTTCCTTTGTCTCCTCAGCCTCACAGGCGCAGCCCTCGCCGATCTAGCAGGCACCCGGCCTAACATTGTCTTCATCCTCACCGATGATCAAGGCTACGGGGACCTGTCTGCACACGGCAACCCGATTCTCAAAACCCCTCATCTCGACAAGCTGCGCAGTGAAAGCGTGCGCTTTTCAGACTTCGTCGTCAGCCCCACCTGTGCTCCCACTCGAAGCGCTATCCTGACCGGACGACATGAGTTTCGCAATGGCATCACTCATACGATCCTGGAACGGGAACGCCTGGATCCCAAGGCAACCACCATCGCCCAGGTGCTGAAAACGGCAGGTTACACCACTGGCATCTTTGGCAAATGGCACCTGGGAGATGAACCCGAATACCGCCCCCGTGCCCGAGGCTTTGATGAACAGTTCATCCATGGCGGTGGCGGCATCGGCCAGAGCTACCCAGGCAGTTGTGGAGATGCCCCAGGCAACAAATATTTCGACCCAGCCATCCTGCATAACGACAAGTTCGTCAAAACCAAGGGTTACTGCACGGATGTGTTCTTTTCCCAGGCGACTCAATGGATCGAATCCGTCAAGGGTGGCACGCCGTTTTACTGTCACATCGCCACCAATGCCCCGCACGGCCCCTACATCGCGCGTCCCGAGGACAAAGCCCTCTACGAAGGCAAGGTGCCCGATGATGACGTCGCCAATTTCTTTGGCATGATCCATAACATTGACGAAAACGTCGGCCGACTCATCGCCAAGCTGGATGAATGGGGCATTGCCCAAAACACTCTGGTGGTTTTCATCAATGACAATGGCGGCACCGCCGGTGTGAAAGTTTACAACGCGGACATGCGAGGCTCCAAAGGCAGCCCTTGGTTCGGAGGCACCCGCGCGATGTCCTTCTGGCGCTGGCCCGGCAAGCTGGCCCCTACAGATTGTGCAGCCCTCACCGCCCATGTGGATGTCTTTCGTACCTGGGCCGGCCTTGCAGGTGCCACCTTGACCTCAAGTGCGGAAACCCAAGCCGAGGGTCGCAACCTGCTGCCTCTGCTGCAGAATCCGAAAGCCGACTGGCAGGAACGCATCCTTTTCAGCCACGTGGGCCGCTGGCAGAAAGGCACCGACTACCAGGCCGCCAAAACTCGCAACGCCAGCATCCGCACCCCTCAATATCAGCTCGTCAGTGAAACACCACGCCCGCAACGCGCCAAAGCCAAAGCAGAAACACCCATTGGAGGCTGGCAGCTCTTTGATCTCAAAGCGGACCCTTCCCAAACCCGTAACATTGCCGCAGAAAAACCGGAGGTCGTCCAAGCCATGCTGACCAGCTACGATCAATGGTGGGATTCTCTCAAAGGTCAGATTGACCTCAATGAAACCGCCAAAGGACCGAAGCTAAATCCCTTTGCCGAGGAATACTGGAAGCAATTTGGCGGTGCCCCCACCGAGGAAGATTTGGCCCGGATGAATCCAGAGAAAGCCTGGACCTTTGAAGTCCAACGGGCCAAGAAAAAGTAA
- a CDS encoding SanA/YdcF family protein yields MKTRFHLSLKRVFWSLLVVTVLVAGIILGSHFWVKNEAHERCFETVSELPSADVALVLGCSPKIGSLENLFYRYRIQAAVELYKADKVRAFIVSGDNGSHHYDEPTAMKESLIAAGVPERNIYCDYAGFRTLDSVVRAQAIFDQKKFIVVSQRFHNERAVFLARRHGLEAVGLNARDVSRKTGLMTHLREYLARVNAVLDVTLLQTEPKFYGPKLIIQP; encoded by the coding sequence ATGAAAACCCGTTTTCATCTGAGCCTTAAACGGGTTTTCTGGAGCTTGCTGGTGGTCACTGTCTTGGTGGCCGGTATCATTCTGGGTAGCCATTTCTGGGTGAAAAATGAAGCGCATGAACGGTGCTTTGAAACTGTCTCCGAACTGCCTTCTGCTGACGTGGCTTTGGTCCTTGGCTGCTCACCGAAGATCGGCAGCCTGGAAAACCTGTTTTACCGATATCGCATTCAGGCGGCGGTGGAGCTTTACAAGGCAGACAAGGTAAGGGCCTTCATTGTCAGCGGAGACAATGGCTCGCATCATTATGATGAACCCACGGCTATGAAGGAGTCACTCATCGCCGCAGGAGTGCCGGAACGAAACATCTACTGCGACTATGCCGGGTTCCGCACCTTGGATTCCGTGGTGCGAGCGCAGGCGATTTTTGACCAGAAAAAGTTCATCGTGGTCTCCCAGCGTTTTCATAATGAGCGGGCAGTTTTCCTGGCGCGCCGCCATGGACTTGAGGCAGTGGGTTTGAATGCGCGTGATGTTTCGCGGAAGACGGGGCTGATGACCCATCTGCGTGAATACCTGGCGCGTGTGAATGCCGTGCTGGACGTTACCTTGCTGCAAACGGAACCGAAGTTCTATGGCCCCAAGTTGATCATCCAGCCGTGA
- a CDS encoding PQQ-binding-like beta-propeller repeat protein, producing MRLVTTLSLLSLTTALADWPQWRGPSRDGVSNDTTPIAESFPEAGPTKVWESDFIPSDHLGGHGSPIIAGEQAFISVVWHDKVPSEQREIDSEVMQQMNYRGVSPELMKKMEADRLSMPAMRGSKLDEWLAAWRKENLTAKEDVSLGKWAESRFKAGKTALPLEELSRVAKREGKPFANVDELKQWMEDEKFSQPVKDKLMTAVPNTIKVAKDVVVCLDLNTGKQAWKFEVEGKPTGRSSSSTAAVMDEKVYAAGSTHLYCLNQKDGKMIWKAALPAGGPAASPLVVGDRVYMAAGRAQAFSTKDGQLLWEQKEAKGNTGSPTLWTPASGTPVLLIVGANAVYGLSPADGKVQWTVEGGGQSTPVTQGDWLVVYSGAKDVGLRAYQYVKEAAPKAAWSHFWVTMRYSGSPIIHEGHVYLTCGGKHQCVELASGKVTWLENEVNSTITSPIIADGKLIVYENNGSHLRVVKAVPGAYQQLARVKVEGMGCSSPALSHGKLIVRQREKLVCFDMRPKQ from the coding sequence ATGCGCCTCGTCACCACGCTGTCTCTTTTGTCTCTCACCACCGCCCTGGCTGACTGGCCGCAATGGCGTGGTCCTTCACGTGATGGAGTCTCCAACGATACCACGCCCATTGCTGAAAGCTTTCCTGAAGCCGGCCCAACCAAGGTGTGGGAAAGCGACTTCATCCCTAGTGATCACCTCGGTGGCCACGGCAGTCCTATCATCGCGGGAGAGCAGGCGTTTATCTCCGTGGTCTGGCATGACAAGGTGCCTTCAGAGCAGCGTGAGATCGATAGCGAGGTGATGCAGCAAATGAACTACCGCGGCGTCTCACCAGAGCTGATGAAAAAGATGGAGGCGGACCGCCTTTCCATGCCAGCCATGCGCGGATCCAAACTGGACGAGTGGCTGGCAGCCTGGCGCAAAGAAAACCTGACTGCCAAAGAGGATGTCAGCCTGGGCAAATGGGCGGAGTCCCGCTTCAAAGCCGGGAAGACGGCATTGCCATTGGAAGAACTGAGCCGGGTGGCCAAGCGTGAAGGCAAACCCTTCGCCAATGTGGATGAGCTGAAACAATGGATGGAAGACGAGAAATTCTCCCAACCAGTCAAAGACAAGCTGATGACCGCTGTGCCCAATACGATCAAGGTGGCCAAGGACGTCGTCGTCTGCCTGGACCTAAACACAGGCAAACAGGCGTGGAAATTCGAGGTCGAGGGTAAGCCGACAGGCCGCAGCTCCAGCAGCACAGCGGCGGTGATGGATGAAAAAGTGTATGCCGCTGGCAGCACGCATCTCTATTGCCTGAACCAAAAGGATGGCAAAATGATTTGGAAGGCCGCTCTACCTGCCGGTGGACCTGCGGCCTCACCTTTAGTTGTGGGTGATCGCGTTTACATGGCCGCTGGTCGTGCCCAGGCCTTTTCCACCAAAGATGGACAATTGCTGTGGGAGCAAAAGGAAGCGAAGGGCAACACGGGCAGCCCCACTCTGTGGACACCGGCTTCTGGAACTCCGGTGCTGCTGATTGTCGGTGCCAATGCCGTGTATGGTCTCTCCCCGGCGGATGGTAAAGTGCAATGGACGGTGGAAGGCGGTGGCCAGTCCACCCCGGTGACGCAGGGAGATTGGCTGGTCGTTTACAGCGGTGCAAAAGATGTGGGGCTGAGGGCCTATCAATACGTTAAAGAAGCTGCGCCGAAGGCAGCTTGGTCACACTTCTGGGTGACCATGCGATACAGTGGCAGCCCCATCATTCATGAGGGGCACGTCTATCTCACCTGCGGCGGCAAACACCAGTGTGTGGAACTGGCCAGCGGCAAGGTGACCTGGCTGGAAAATGAGGTCAACAGCACCATCACCTCTCCTATCATTGCCGACGGCAAGCTCATCGTTTACGAAAACAATGGCAGCCACCTGCGCGTGGTGAAGGCGGTGCCGGGGGCCTATCAGCAACTGGCACGCGTGAAGGTGGAGGGCATGGGCTGCTCATCCCCAGCCCTCAGTCACGGCAAGCTCATTGTTAGGCAGCGGGAGAAGCTGGTGTGTTTTGACATGCGTCCAAAGCAGTGA
- a CDS encoding FAD-dependent oxidoreductase, which translates to MRVPTCLFALLSFNLAAQAATSEHDVVIYGGTCAAITSAVQVKKMGKSVIIVSPDKHLGGLSSGGLGFTDTGNKAVIGGLSREFYHRIYMHYQKDESWVQQKKSEYGNKGQGTPAMDGENRTMWIFEPSAAEKIFEAWIKEQNITVVRDAWLDRAKGVKKEGDKIVSITTLDGNTYAGKMFIDTTYEGDLMAAAGADYHVGREANSVYGEEHNGIQVGVLHHRHHFGAVKEPISPYKIPGDPKSGVLARISTEDPGVKGEGDKRVQAYCFRACYTNDPANRIPFPKPEGYDANQYELLLRVLNTGWGEFFEKFDPIPNHKTDTNNHGPFSFDNIGYNYDYPEASYERRREIIAEHRTYQQGLLWFVANDPRVPKELQKELNTWGLPKDEFTDNGNWSHQLYIREARRMIGHFVMTENELRKMKPTPESVGMGSYTIDSHNVQRHITAEGYVQNEGDIGVSTNGPYEIAYGSLVPKEGQGSNLLVPVAMSASHIAYGSIRMEPVFMILGQSAASAAVLAIDGDLPVQKVPYAKLREQLLKDGQILEYTGPKSARGLDPKGMKGVVVDDEQALKAGHWQEGGAAKKFIGNGYSHDGNSAKGENTAAFRAKLPKAGRYEVIFAYAPNNNRASNVPVTVKHAAGETKVTVNEKKDGDFDGLGVSLGTFEFGTEAEVSISTAGTDGYVVLDGVQWIAR; encoded by the coding sequence ATGAGAGTCCCAACCTGCCTCTTCGCCCTTTTGTCCTTCAATCTCGCCGCCCAGGCGGCCACCTCGGAGCACGATGTCGTGATCTATGGCGGCACTTGCGCGGCCATCACCTCGGCTGTGCAGGTGAAGAAGATGGGCAAATCCGTCATCATCGTCAGCCCGGACAAACACCTCGGCGGCCTCAGCAGTGGCGGTCTCGGTTTTACCGATACGGGCAACAAAGCGGTCATCGGCGGCCTGTCCCGCGAGTTTTATCATCGCATCTACATGCACTACCAGAAGGACGAATCCTGGGTGCAGCAGAAGAAAAGCGAATATGGCAACAAAGGCCAAGGCACCCCGGCCATGGACGGCGAGAACCGCACGATGTGGATCTTTGAACCCAGCGCAGCGGAAAAGATCTTCGAAGCCTGGATCAAAGAACAAAACATCACCGTGGTGCGTGATGCCTGGCTGGACCGCGCCAAAGGCGTGAAAAAGGAGGGAGACAAGATCGTCTCCATCACCACGCTGGATGGCAACACCTATGCAGGCAAGATGTTCATTGATACCACCTATGAGGGCGACCTCATGGCCGCAGCCGGTGCAGATTACCACGTGGGTCGCGAGGCCAACAGCGTGTATGGCGAAGAGCACAATGGCATCCAGGTGGGCGTGCTGCATCACCGCCACCACTTCGGTGCTGTGAAGGAACCCATCAGCCCTTACAAGATCCCAGGCGATCCGAAAAGCGGCGTGCTGGCCCGCATCAGCACGGAAGATCCTGGTGTGAAAGGCGAAGGCGACAAACGCGTGCAAGCTTACTGTTTCCGCGCCTGCTACACCAATGACCCGGCCAACCGCATCCCCTTCCCCAAACCTGAAGGCTACGATGCTAACCAGTATGAACTGCTACTGCGCGTGCTGAATACCGGCTGGGGTGAGTTTTTCGAAAAGTTTGATCCGATCCCTAATCACAAGACGGACACAAACAACCACGGCCCCTTCAGCTTCGACAACATCGGCTATAACTACGACTACCCCGAAGCGAGCTATGAGCGCCGCCGCGAAATCATCGCGGAGCACCGCACCTATCAGCAGGGTCTGCTTTGGTTCGTCGCCAATGATCCTCGCGTACCTAAAGAACTGCAGAAGGAACTGAACACCTGGGGCCTGCCCAAGGATGAGTTCACCGACAATGGCAACTGGTCCCACCAGCTTTACATCCGTGAAGCACGCCGCATGATCGGCCACTTTGTGATGACCGAAAACGAGCTGCGCAAAATGAAGCCCACGCCTGAATCCGTGGGCATGGGCAGCTACACCATTGATAGCCACAATGTGCAGCGCCACATCACCGCTGAAGGGTATGTGCAGAACGAAGGCGACATCGGTGTGAGCACGAATGGCCCCTATGAGATCGCATACGGTTCTTTGGTTCCGAAAGAAGGCCAGGGCTCTAACCTCCTGGTCCCAGTGGCCATGTCCGCCAGCCACATCGCCTATGGCTCCATCCGCATGGAGCCCGTGTTCATGATCCTGGGTCAATCGGCCGCCAGCGCTGCGGTGCTGGCCATTGATGGCGACCTGCCTGTGCAAAAGGTCCCTTATGCCAAGCTGCGTGAGCAGTTGCTCAAAGATGGCCAAATCCTCGAATACACCGGCCCTAAGAGTGCACGTGGCCTGGACCCCAAAGGCATGAAGGGCGTGGTCGTGGATGACGAGCAGGCCCTCAAAGCGGGCCACTGGCAGGAAGGCGGAGCCGCGAAGAAATTCATCGGCAATGGTTACAGCCATGATGGCAACAGCGCCAAAGGCGAAAACACCGCCGCCTTCCGCGCCAAGCTGCCAAAGGCTGGTCGCTACGAAGTGATTTTTGCCTACGCGCCTAACAACAACCGCGCTAGCAATGTCCCCGTCACCGTGAAGCACGCCGCCGGTGAAACCAAGGTCACCGTGAACGAGAAAAAGGACGGAGACTTCGATGGCCTGGGCGTGTCTCTGGGCACCTTTGAATTCGGCACCGAGGCCGAAGTCAGCATCAGCACCGCAGGCACCGATGGCTACGTCGTCCTGGACGGCGTCCAATGGATCGCCCGATAA
- a CDS encoding FKBP-type peptidyl-prolyl cis-trans isomerase, giving the protein MAGHSPLELGKAFLAKNATQPGVITTASGLQYLVLQEGTGKSPTLKDTVVVHYRGTLINGAEFDSSYRRDEPAEFPLKRVIKGWKEGVQLMKEGAKFRFFVPPKLGYGSKGSGIEIAPNETLIFEVELLKVWED; this is encoded by the coding sequence ATGGCAGGTCATTCCCCTCTCGAACTCGGCAAAGCATTCCTCGCAAAAAACGCCACGCAACCTGGTGTCATCACGACAGCCAGTGGTCTTCAATACCTGGTTCTCCAGGAAGGCACCGGTAAGAGCCCCACCTTGAAAGACACCGTGGTCGTGCATTATCGTGGCACGCTGATCAATGGTGCTGAGTTCGACAGTTCCTACCGCCGCGATGAACCCGCTGAGTTTCCTTTAAAGCGTGTCATCAAAGGCTGGAAAGAAGGCGTTCAGCTCATGAAAGAAGGTGCGAAATTTCGCTTCTTTGTCCCGCCGAAACTCGGGTATGGCAGCAAGGGGTCTGGCATTGAGATCGCCCCAAATGAAACCCTGATCTTTGAAGTCGAACTGCTCAAGGTCTGGGAAGACTGA
- a CDS encoding AAC(3) family N-acetyltransferase — protein MKSKAHYTTEDLRLAYGEIGIRGGDTLYFTGNAGNFGFHESFDKTRTLEAHLASLQSAVGETGTLAVPTHSFSLCNTDHLFDPATTPSERGPLTEHLRRQNGSVRQFHAFASVTALGQDAALLCGNCTRHAYGPGTPFDRMIQRNAWFLSLALPPQHTCSIVHHVEMQMGVPYRYSKEYHQPTKQGDEVRTEAFYQFVTYREADLVRDRNEKIFQHPLLQQTLRSTQVGLGTIWAYHMQDFYQAATDCMSGDIYAWLRQPPTVRPYQK, from the coding sequence ATGAAATCCAAAGCTCATTACACCACCGAGGATCTGCGACTGGCTTATGGCGAGATCGGCATTCGCGGCGGCGACACCCTGTATTTCACAGGGAATGCAGGCAATTTTGGATTCCACGAAAGCTTTGATAAGACCAGGACTCTGGAAGCCCATCTCGCCAGCCTGCAATCCGCCGTGGGTGAAACAGGCACGCTAGCCGTACCCACCCATAGCTTTTCCCTGTGCAATACGGACCACCTTTTTGATCCGGCAACAACTCCCAGTGAGCGCGGCCCCCTGACCGAGCACCTGCGCCGACAAAACGGCAGCGTGCGACAGTTTCATGCCTTTGCCTCCGTCACTGCCCTGGGGCAGGATGCAGCGCTCCTGTGTGGAAACTGCACCCGTCACGCGTATGGGCCCGGCACCCCCTTCGACCGCATGATCCAGCGGAATGCCTGGTTTCTCAGCCTGGCGCTGCCGCCTCAGCATACATGCAGCATCGTTCACCATGTGGAGATGCAGATGGGTGTGCCCTACCGCTACAGCAAAGAGTATCACCAACCGACGAAACAGGGCGATGAGGTAAGAACGGAAGCTTTTTACCAGTTTGTGACCTATCGAGAGGCCGATCTGGTGAGAGACCGAAATGAAAAGATCTTTCAGCACCCGCTTTTGCAGCAAACCTTGCGCAGCACCCAGGTAGGGCTGGGAACCATCTGGGCCTACCACATGCAGGACTTCTATCAGGCCGCGACTGACTGCATGAGCGGCGATATTTATGCGTGGCTCAGGCAGCCACCGACGGTGCGACCTTACCAAAAGTGA
- a CDS encoding DUF4910 domain-containing protein, whose protein sequence is MHDLAQRLFPICRSITGDGVRQTIRILQEYLPMLRMVEVPTGTQCFDWQVPEEWNISEAQLIAPNGRVIADFAVNNLHVVSYSEPVDLELSLEELQPHLHSEPNLPEAIPYITAYYKRNWGFCITHQVRQNLPQGQYRAIIRSTLKKGHLTYGELIIPGSTDREVLLSTYICHPSLANNEISGPVVTTFLARYLQALPDRRCTYRIIFIPETIGAIVYLSQHLEHLKSHVIAGFVLSCVGDDRAYSYLESRLGNTLADKVAQHVLKHLQPDYVRYSYLKRGSDERQFCWPGVDLPVCSVMRTRYGSYPEYHTSLDDLTVVTESGLQGALHVLRHCMDCLEQTLTYTTTVLCEPQLMRRQLYPTIGRKGIAAGSRVLVDIMAYSDGQHDLIDIANILGRPAWELFQAFETLHAHQLLSLPEAPPPTLAAA, encoded by the coding sequence ATGCATGATCTGGCCCAGCGCCTGTTTCCCATCTGCCGCAGCATCACGGGTGATGGTGTGCGCCAAACAATCAGGATTCTTCAAGAGTACCTGCCCATGCTGCGGATGGTCGAAGTGCCCACTGGCACGCAATGCTTTGACTGGCAGGTTCCCGAAGAGTGGAACATCAGCGAGGCCCAGCTCATCGCGCCAAATGGCAGGGTGATCGCCGATTTCGCAGTGAACAATCTGCACGTGGTCAGCTACTCTGAGCCCGTGGACCTGGAACTGAGCCTGGAAGAGCTGCAGCCCCATTTGCACTCGGAGCCCAATCTCCCGGAAGCCATCCCCTACATCACCGCCTACTACAAGCGCAACTGGGGCTTTTGCATTACTCACCAAGTGCGTCAAAATCTGCCGCAGGGGCAATATCGGGCCATCATCCGTTCGACCCTGAAAAAGGGGCATCTGACGTATGGAGAGCTCATCATTCCCGGCAGCACAGACCGTGAAGTTTTGCTGTCCACGTACATCTGCCATCCGTCTTTGGCGAACAATGAGATTTCAGGCCCAGTGGTCACCACCTTTTTGGCCCGCTATCTTCAGGCCCTGCCTGACAGGCGATGTACCTACCGGATCATTTTCATTCCTGAAACCATCGGTGCCATTGTGTATCTCTCTCAGCATTTGGAGCATTTGAAGTCGCATGTGATTGCGGGATTTGTGCTGAGCTGTGTGGGGGATGACCGCGCGTATTCCTATTTGGAATCAAGATTGGGCAATACCCTGGCAGACAAGGTGGCCCAGCATGTGCTGAAGCATTTGCAACCTGACTACGTCCGCTACAGCTACCTGAAACGCGGCAGTGATGAGCGTCAGTTTTGCTGGCCGGGGGTGGACCTTCCAGTCTGCTCCGTCATGCGTACGCGCTATGGCAGCTACCCGGAATACCATACTTCGTTGGATGATCTCACCGTAGTCACCGAATCCGGTCTGCAAGGGGCCCTTCATGTGCTGCGCCATTGTATGGACTGTCTGGAGCAAACGCTCACTTACACCACCACGGTGCTGTGCGAACCCCAGCTCATGCGCAGGCAGCTTTATCCCACGATTGGCAGGAAGGGCATTGCGGCGGGTTCACGGGTGCTGGTGGACATCATGGCCTACAGCGACGGGCAGCATGATCTCATAGATATTGCCAATATCCTCGGTCGCCCTGCCTGGGAGCTTTTTCAGGCCTTTGAGACGCTGCATGCCCACCAGTTGCTGAGCCTGCCCGAAGCCCCGCCTCCTACCCTGGCTGCCGCATGA